From the genome of Arthrobacter russicus:
GCGCCACCGCGGCCACCGGGGTCCGGTCGTAGGCGTATTCCTCGACTCCGGGTTTCAAGATGTCGTTGCCGATCGCCGGCGTCGATTTGAGCACGTGCCGCATCACTCCGGCGAGTTTCGCGCGCGGGTCGACGACCGCCAGCGCCGGGTTGACCAGGGCCAGCCCGGCCACCGGATGGTGTTCGGCGATCCGCAGCGCCAGCGCGCCGCCCATCGAGAGCCCGGCGACGAAGACCCGGTCGCATTGGGCGCTGAGTTCGAAGTAGGCCCTTTCGACTTCGGTGTACCAGTGCTGCCAGGGAGTGCGCGCCATTTCCTCCCAGGTGGTGCCGTGGCCGGGGAGCAACGGCATGTTCACCGCGAAACCTTGGCCGGCGAAATATTCGGCCCAGGGCCGAACGCTTTCCGGGGAGCCGGAGAAGCCGTGCGAAACCACGACGCCGATCCGCGCCAGTTCGCCGTGTCCGGCTGCCGTCATTGGTTCGTGCAAGGCCATCTGCAGTGCCTCCGTTTGGCTTTCATGCTTCGTCTGCGGACTGTTCTGTTGCGTGCACAGTCCCACTGAGCAGGTTATCTCACTAGAGTATGGTGACAGAGAGCTTTGCCGCGACTGGACAGAGAGCAGTGCTGCCCGCGGCGTTCCGGAGCGAACGAAAGTGAGCAGCGTGTTCTATTGGGTGATGAAACGGATCTTCTTGGGTCCGGTGCTCAAACTGCTGTTCCGCCCCTGGGTCAAGGGGCTGGACAACTTGCCGGAGAACGGGCCCGCGATCTTGGCCAGCAACCACCTTTCGTTCTCCGACTCGATTTTCATGCCCTTGATGGTGCCGCGGCCGGTGGTGTTCTTGGCCAAGGCCGAATACTTCACCGGCAAGGGGATCAAGGGCAAGCTCACCGCATTGTTCTTCCGGCTGACCAATCAGCTGCCGATGGACCGGTCCGGCGGGGCGGCGTCGGCGAACTCGCTCAGCACCGGAGCGGATGTTCTGGCGCAGGGCGGATTGCTCGGGATCTACCCGGAAGGCACCCGCAGTCCGGATGGGAAGCTCTACCGCGGCAAGGTGGGCGTGGCCAAGCTGGTCCTGGCTTCCGGGGTCCCGGTGATCCCGGTCGCGATGATCGGCACCGACAAAGTGCAGCCGATCGGGCGCACGCTGCCCAATATCCGACGGATCGGCTGATCTTCGGCGCGCCGCTCGACTTCAGCCGTTATCAGGGCTTGGCGGACGACCGGTTCGTGCAGCGCAGCGTCACCGATGAAATCATGTACGAGCTGATGCGGCTCTCCGGTCAGGAATACGTGGATGTCTACGCGAGCACGGTCAAAGAACGGCAGGCTGCACGCAAGGGCGGAAGCACCGAAGCAGCCCTGGTGGACCTGCCGGTCGCCAACAGCCCGTTGCGCGAGGACGAGGCTGTGGCGCAGCCCGAAGCCGTTGAACCAGCGGCCGATTCCGAGGCCGCCGACGGTGATCCGCCTGCTGTGTGACGAAGATCGCCGGGCAGGTTACGGGTGGGCCGCACACCCGAGCCGCGGAACAACTAGGCTTAAGCCGTGCAAGATCAGACGAATTCACCCTTCATGACCATCGACGACTCTGCTGTCCGGCTTGGCCAAGCCGGTGCCGCGAACTACCCGGGCCTGGATGCCTGGCGCTCGCTGCCGATTTCCCAGCAGCCGACGTGGCAGGACGAAGCGGTTTATCAGTCGTCGATCAAAGAACTTTCCTCGCTGCCCCCGTTGGTTTTTGCCGGTGAAGTGGACATCTTGCGGGACCGACTCGCAGCTGCTGCCCAAGGCAAGGCGTTCCTGTTGCAGGGCGGCGATTGCGCAGAGACCTTCGACGGTGCCACCGCGGACAAGATCAGTGCCCGGGTCAAGACGATCCTGCAGATGGCGGTAGTGCTGACCTACGGCGCTTCGCTTCCGGTGATCAAGATGGGCCGGATGGCCGGCCAGTTCGCCAAACCGCGTTCGTCCAACGATGAGACCCGGGACGGGCTCACCCTGCCCGCCTACCGCGGCGATATGGTCAACGGCTACGAGTTCACTCCGGAGTCGCGCGGCCACGATGCGCAACGCTTGGTGCGGGCCTACCACACCTCGGCGTCGACCCTGAACTTGATCCGGGCGTTCACCCAGGGCGGGTTCGCCGACCTGCGGTTGGTGCACCACTGGAACAAGGGGTTCACGCAGAACCCGGCGCATGCCCGCTACGAATCGTTGGCCGGGGAGATCGACCGGGCGATCCGGTTCATGGAAGCCTGCGGTTCGGACTTCGAGGCGCTCAAGCGCACCGAGTTCTTCGCCAGCCACGAGGCGTTGCTGCTCGACTACGAGCGGGCGCTGACCCGGATCGACTCGCGGACCGGAACTCCGTACGCCACCAGCGGGCACTTCCTCTGGATCGGCGAGCGGACCCGGCAATTGGATGCCGCCCACGTTGACTTCCTCTCCCGGGTGCGCAATCCGATCGGCGTCAAGCTCGGCCCGAACACGTCCGGCGACGACGCGCTGCGGCTGATCGACAAGTTGGACCCGAACCGGGAACCCGGCCGGATCACGTTCATCACCCGGATGGGCGCGAACAACATCCGGGAGAAGCTGCCCGCGTTGGTGCAGAAGGTCACCGATTCCGGAGCCCAGGTGCTCTGGGTTACCGACCCGATGCACGGTAATACCGTGACCTCGCCGAATGGCTACAAGACGCGGAATTTCGACGACGTGATGGACGAAGTGCGTGGCTTCTTCGAAGTGCACCAGGCGTTGGGGACGTTCCCCGGAGGCTTGCACGTGGAGATGACCGGCGACGATGTGGCCGAGTGCTTGGGCGGTGCTGATCCGATCGACCAGGAGGCGTTCCTGACCCGTTACGAGTCGGTTTGCGATCCGCGCCTGAACCACATGCAGTCGCTCGAGATGGCGTTCCTGGTTTCCGGAGCTCTCTCCAAACGCTGATTAACCCCCGTTTTAGATAGTCGTCTGCTTTTTGGTTAGCCGTTTGCGCGTCAACCGGCTAACCAAAAAGCAGACGACTATCTGAAGTTATACACAGATCTGGGCCGGGTCTTCCACTGCGCTTAGCGGAGCCCAATAGTGATGACATGGCAGAGTCAATCCGCGACCAGATCCGTACTCCGGCAGAAGACCCACTGGATTCGAAGCTTTCACGGGATCTCCTCCGGCAGTTCCGTTCCGGAACTCTGGTGCGCTTGCGGCGGGCCAGCTACATCGCGCAGAGTACCTGGCTGTCGATGGATGAGATCCCGCGACATCTTGCCCGAATGCACGCGATCGATGCGGCTGCCAATAGCCGACCGGTATTCGCCGCGGAATCGGCGGCCTTATTGTGGGGGCTGCCGGTGCAGTCCATCCCGGAGCGGGTACAGATCAATGTGCCGCCAGGCAGCGGCCAGCGCAGTCGTGGTCCCGCGGTTCGACGGCAGTTCCCACAGCTAGACGACGGCGAGTGGTTCGTAGACGGACTGAAGGTGACTTCGGCGGTGCAGACCGCCGTCGAACTTGCCCTGCGTCAGCGCTACGCCTGGTCAATCGCATCGCTGGACAATTATTTGCATGGTCCGACCTCGAGCGCTGCGTGGAAGCCTTCGGCGCAGGGGCTTCGCGAAGCGGCGTGCCGCCTGCCGAGCCGGGCAAAGACCCGACGGGTTTTGGCGCTCACGGAGTTGGCCGATGCCGGCTCCATGTCAGTTGGCGAATCGATCAGCCGAGCGAATATGCATTTGGCCGGTTTGCCGAAGCCAACGCTCCAAGCCTGCTTCCATGACGACGACGGATTGATCGGCTATACGGATTTTTGCTGGCGGGAATTCGGCGTTGTCGGCGAATTCGACGGAAAGGTGAAATACCGGAAGCCGGAGTACCTGCAGGGGAGGGATCCGGCGGAAGTGGTCATCGAGGAGAAAATAAGGGAAGACCGACTCCGTGCGCTAGGGCTGAAAGTTGTCCGCTGGACCTGGGCAACGGCCAATTCGCCGAATCAGTTGCGGAGCAGGCTCGTGGCTGCGGGGCTTCCTCGCTAAACCCGCTGTTTCAGATAGCCAGTTGCCTTTTAGTTTCCGATTTGCGCGTCAAGAGGCTATCGGAAAGGCAGGAGGCTATCTGAAACGGGGATCAGACCACGGTGAGGTTGATGACCGTGCCCTCGGGGACCGAAGTGTTGACCGGATCCTGGGCCCGTACCGTGCCGAAGAACCCGCCCAGGACCTCAGTGATCTTGTAGGGCAGGTCGAGCTTCTTCAACTCGTCGATCGCCTGCTGCACCTGTTTGCCCACGAAGCTCGGCACGGTGACCATTTTCGGACCCTTGGAAATCACCAGGGTCACCTGGCCACCCTTGGTCAACGTGCCGCTCGCCGGAGTCTGCGAAACTACCGCGCCGGCCGGGACTTTCGCGTCATTGACCTGCTCCGGAGCCACCGCCGGCACCAAGCCGGCATCGGTGATGGCCTTGACCGCGGCGTCCTGGGTCTGCCCGACGACGACGGGCACCGGAATCGGTTGCGGACCTTGGGACACGACGAGATTGATCTGGGTTGCGGCTCGTTTCTGGGTTTCGGGTGCCGGGTCCTGGCTCAGCACCTGCCCCGCTGGCGCCTGCTCATCGTATTTCTGCGTCACCGTGCCCAGCGCCAGATGATTGGCGTTGAGCGCGGTTTTGGCGGCGTCCAAGGTGCCGCCGACCATGGCCGGCACCGGATAGAGCGTGGGTCCCTGGGAAACCAGCAAAACCACCGACAGGAACTTGCGCTGCTGGGTCTGCGCCGGCGGTTGGCTGCTGACCACGTTGCCTTGGGCGATGAGCTCGTCATTCACGTTCTGCGTGGTCGAGGCGAAACCCAGGCTGCTCAATTCGGCTTGCGCCTGCGAGACGGTCTTGTCTTTGAGGTCGGGGACCGTGGCCAGGGCACCGGGCCCCATGCCGAAGAACCAGCCCGCAGTGGCCCCGAGCAGGGCCAACAGCAAAATCAGCACCAACCAGATCAGGCCCTTGCGCCGGGTGTTCCCCTTGCGCAGCGTGGCCACCGGGGTGGCGGCGTTGCGAGCCGCATCGCGGGCCGCGAGCTTGTCCGCCTTCTTCTTCGCGGAGCGTGCCGCCCGGGGCGCGATCCGGGGCGCCTCCCCAGTGTCCACGGTCAGCGGGGGAGTCCGTTCCAGCATCGCGGTCGGCTGCACCTGCCGGTCGAACACCTCGGTGTACTGCCCCGCGGCGTCGTTGCGGTCGGCGACCAGTTCCGTCGGCCGCGACTGCGGGTCCAGAGCTTCGGTCAGATCGGTCGGGTCCACCGGTCGGGCCGAAGCCACCGGCCGGGTCAGCGCCGACGTCGGCGGGAAGGCCGGTGGGGCGGGCAGGCCTCGGCGGGTACCGGGGCCGAAGTCGAGTTGGGCATCACTGAGCGAGGTCCGGATGTGCCGGATTTCACCCAACAGCGCGCTCGCGTCGTGCGGCCGGCCTTCGGGATCGGATTCGGTGCACCAACGCACCAACTCGTCGAGGTCCGGAGCCAGGCCCGGCCGGACGCTGGACGGCGCCGGCACGGCGGAGTTCACGTGCTGGTAGGCAACCTGGATGGGCACCTCGCCGCGGAAAGGCTGTTCGCCGGTGAGCAGTTCGAAGAGCATGATTCCGACGGCGTAGATGTCGCTGCGCGTGTCTGAAGGCTTGCCCATCACCAGCTCGGGCGAAAGATAGGCCACGGTACCGATCAGAGTGCCGGTGCTGGTCGAAGTGGTGACCGCGCGGGCCAGGCCGAAATCCGCTACCTTGATCCGGCCGTCGTCGGCGATCAGGACATTTTCCGGTTTGATGTCGCGGTGCACCAGGCCGGCGCGGTGCGCCGCGGCCAACCCGTCCACGACCGCGTCGAGGTAGGCCAAGGCCAACCGCGGAGTCAGCGCGCCCTGGTCGTTGAGCACATCGCGGAGGGTGTGCCCGGGCACGTACTCCATGACCAGGTAGGCGAGCTGCGCGCCGTCGCGCAGCTCTTCGCCCTGATCCAGGACCCCGACGACGTGCGGGTGGGAGAGCCTGGCTGCGGCTTTGGCTTCGGTGCCCAGCCGGTCCAGGAAAGAGTCGTCCATGCTCAGATGCGGGTGCAGCACTTTGAGCGCCACTTCGCGGTCCAGGCGCAAGTCAGTGGCAAGGTACACGGTGGCCATGCCACCGCGCGCTACCTTGCTCAGCACCTGGTACCGCTGGTCTACCAGTGAGCCCACCAACGGTTCTTGAACCTTATCCTGCACCCTTCGATCCTAGGCGCAGATGCGAAAAGCGCCCGAATCCAACACGGAATCGGGCGCTTTTCGTTATCTTGTCGACCAGGTCGGGCCGGGCTGGGCCAGCTAGCTGAACATCTTCTGCTTGGCCAGAACTTCCGCCACGTAGACCTTGGTGTCCGGGTACATCCCGTAGAGCTTCACCGCAGTCTGTCCCTGGTAGTAGCCGGCAATCGCGGTTTCCAGCGAGGGCGACGTGCGGACCAGGGCGCGGATGATCGCGATCCCGGCGACGATGTTGTCCTGCGGGTTCAACAGGTTCAAGTGCCGGCCCACCAGCTCGGAAGCCCACTGCCCGGACTGCGGAATGACCTGCATGGTGCCGATGGCGTTGGCCGGCGAGACCACATGGGCCTGGAAGCTCGACTCCTGGAGCGCGAAGGCCAGAGCCAATGACGGATCCACGCCCATCTGCGCCGCTGTGCTCGCGACCAGTTGTTTCACCTCGGCGATGCTGGGCAGCGGTGCTGCAGCCAGTGCCGCGCGGTTCAGATTCGCCTGCGAAACCACGGCCTCGGGGTAGGTGTAGTTGCCGAATGTGCTCGGCCCGGTCGCCGGGGCCACCGGGGTGATGTTGCTGGCCGCCACGGCGGCGCCGGGGATGGTCAGTTTCTTGCCCGCATAGATGACGCTGTTCATGCCCAGGTTGTTGGCCCGGAGCAGCTCGCCGAGGCTGACGCTGTTCCGGGCGGCGATCGAGGTCAGGGTGTCGCCGGGCTTGATCGTATAGCTGCCACCGGCCGGAGCCGGAGCCGGAGCGGGGGCGGTGGTCGCCGGCGCGGGTGCTGCCGGGGCCGGTGCGGCGGGAGCCCCCGCGCTGAGGCTGAGCACCTGGCCGGGACGGATGATGCTCATCACACCGAGTCCGTTGAGCTTGAGCACATCGTTGACGTTGAGCCCGTTCCGCGCGGCGATCGCGCTGACCGTATCGCCGGCCCGGACCGTGTAGCTCGCGCCCCCGGTGCTGGGGGCGGCCGGAGCCGGTGCCGCGGCCGTGCCGCTGAGCTTGATTTGCTGGCCCGGGAAGATCAAGGAGTTCGCGCTCAGCCCGTTGAGTTTGAGCACATCGTTGACGTTGAGCCCGTTCCGCGCGGCGATCGCGCTGACCGTATCGCCGGCCCGGACCGTGTAGCTGCTGGCCGCAGGGGCGGCAGGCTTCACCGAGCCGGTGAAGGTCGGGACCAGTCCGGCCACTTGCCCGGCAGGTACCACCGAAGCTTGGCCGCGGTTCGCGATGGCTTTGGCGACGGCGTTTTTGACCGCGGCGCTCAACGAGGCCGGAGCAGAGTTCGCGGGGTTGGATCCGGTCCGTGGATTCTGCGGCTGATTGCCGGCAACTGCATTGGCGGGCTGCGCCAATGCGAGTGAGGAGAGCATGATGACGGGCAGAGCTGCCGTACTCACGGCGGCAAGCTGCTTTGCTTGCCTGCTCGCCCCGGGTTTGGGCTGGCGGGGGGATGTCATGGGCGATCCTCATCGTCAGTGGCTAAAGTTGCCAGAGTTGTCTATGTTTCCTATGTGACTAATGTGAATTTACACGATTTTTCGATTATCACAAGTGGCCCTGAATACTAGGTATTTGGATTTTCCGCGTGTCGCAAAATGTGGTATCCGGTGATTCAGCCGGAACGGATCGTCGGCAATGGCCGGCAAGAGGCCGAAAATATGGCAGTCTTGTCTGGTGAGTACTGCAGAAAACCCTGAATCGAACCCGGCGGAAACCCAGCATTCCCGGGTGGAAACGCTTGTAGGGCAATGGTTGCCGTTGCCCGACGTAGCGGAGCTTTTGGACGTTTCGATCACCCGGGTGCACAGTCTGATCGATGAGCGCGCGGTGTTGGCCTTGCGCATCGGGGAACGGAAAATCCGATCGATACCGGCGGAGTTCTTCGCCGAGAACCGGCCGCTGGACAGTTTGAAAGGAACTTTCGCGGTTCTTTTGGACGCCGGTTATTCCGATGACGAGGCGATCGCCTGGTTGTTCACCCCGGACGATTCGCTGCCCGGGCGTCCGGTCGATGCGCTGCATGCCGGACGGAAGACCGAGATCCGACGTCGGGCCCAAGCACTGGCCTGGTGACCCGGCCTGAGCTGCCCCACGGGGCAGCTCAGGCGCTGCGCTGGACCGCGGCCTGAGCCATGGATTGCAGCGCTTGGCCGCTGAGCGGATCCAAAGGCAGGGCAGACAAGGCTGAGAACGCCGCATTGCTGTAATCGTCGATGAGCGATTCGGTGGCATCCACCGCGCCGCAGCTTTGCATGA
Proteins encoded in this window:
- a CDS encoding alpha/beta hydrolase, with the protein product MALHEPMTAAGHGELARIGVVVSHGFSGSPESVRPWAEYFAGQGFAVNMPLLPGHGTTWEEMARTPWQHWYTEVERAYFELSAQCDRVFVAGLSMGGALALRIAEHHPVAGLALVNPALAVVDPRAKLAGVMRHVLKSTPAIGNDILKPGVEEYAYDRTPVAAVAQLMKLIKDTAGNLPKVTAPIMVFQSTVDHIVAGSSADRIRAGVSSKDLHIVKLANSYHVATLDNDAPEIFERSTAFFKELAGVHNS
- a CDS encoding class II 3-deoxy-7-phosphoheptulonate synthase — encoded protein: MTIDDSAVRLGQAGAANYPGLDAWRSLPISQQPTWQDEAVYQSSIKELSSLPPLVFAGEVDILRDRLAAAAQGKAFLLQGGDCAETFDGATADKISARVKTILQMAVVLTYGASLPVIKMGRMAGQFAKPRSSNDETRDGLTLPAYRGDMVNGYEFTPESRGHDAQRLVRAYHTSASTLNLIRAFTQGGFADLRLVHHWNKGFTQNPAHARYESLAGEIDRAIRFMEACGSDFEALKRTEFFASHEALLLDYERALTRIDSRTGTPYATSGHFLWIGERTRQLDAAHVDFLSRVRNPIGVKLGPNTSGDDALRLIDKLDPNREPGRITFITRMGANNIREKLPALVQKVTDSGAQVLWVTDPMHGNTVTSPNGYKTRNFDDVMDEVRGFFEVHQALGTFPGGLHVEMTGDDVAECLGGADPIDQEAFLTRYESVCDPRLNHMQSLEMAFLVSGALSKR
- a CDS encoding protein kinase domain-containing protein; this encodes MQDKVQEPLVGSLVDQRYQVLSKVARGGMATVYLATDLRLDREVALKVLHPHLSMDDSFLDRLGTEAKAAARLSHPHVVGVLDQGEELRDGAQLAYLVMEYVPGHTLRDVLNDQGALTPRLALAYLDAVVDGLAAAHRAGLVHRDIKPENVLIADDGRIKVADFGLARAVTTSTSTGTLIGTVAYLSPELVMGKPSDTRSDIYAVGIMLFELLTGEQPFRGEVPIQVAYQHVNSAVPAPSSVRPGLAPDLDELVRWCTESDPEGRPHDASALLGEIRHIRTSLSDAQLDFGPGTRRGLPAPPAFPPTSALTRPVASARPVDPTDLTEALDPQSRPTELVADRNDAAGQYTEVFDRQVQPTAMLERTPPLTVDTGEAPRIAPRAARSAKKKADKLAARDAARNAATPVATLRKGNTRRKGLIWLVLILLLALLGATAGWFFGMGPGALATVPDLKDKTVSQAQAELSSLGFASTTQNVNDELIAQGNVVSSQPPAQTQQRKFLSVVLLVSQGPTLYPVPAMVGGTLDAAKTALNANHLALGTVTQKYDEQAPAGQVLSQDPAPETQKRAATQINLVVSQGPQPIPVPVVVGQTQDAAVKAITDAGLVPAVAPEQVNDAKVPAGAVVSQTPASGTLTKGGQVTLVISKGPKMVTVPSFVGKQVQQAIDELKKLDLPYKITEVLGGFFGTVRAQDPVNTSVPEGTVINLTVV
- a CDS encoding LysM peptidoglycan-binding domain-containing protein; its protein translation is MTSPRQPKPGASRQAKQLAAVSTAALPVIMLSSLALAQPANAVAGNQPQNPRTGSNPANSAPASLSAAVKNAVAKAIANRGQASVVPAGQVAGLVPTFTGSVKPAAPAASSYTVRAGDTVSAIAARNGLNVNDVLKLNGLSANSLIFPGQQIKLSGTAAAPAPAAPSTGGASYTVRAGDTVSAIAARNGLNVNDVLKLNGLGVMSIIRPGQVLSLSAGAPAAPAPAAPAPATTAPAPAPAPAGGSYTIKPGDTLTSIAARNSVSLGELLRANNLGMNSVIYAGKKLTIPGAAVAASNITPVAPATGPSTFGNYTYPEAVVSQANLNRAALAAAPLPSIAEVKQLVASTAAQMGVDPSLALAFALQESSFQAHVVSPANAIGTMQVIPQSGQWASELVGRHLNLLNPQDNIVAGIAIIRALVRTSPSLETAIAGYYQGQTAVKLYGMYPDTKVYVAEVLAKQKMFS
- a CDS encoding Rv2175c family DNA-binding protein codes for the protein MSTAENPESNPAETQHSRVETLVGQWLPLPDVAELLDVSITRVHSLIDERAVLALRIGERKIRSIPAEFFAENRPLDSLKGTFAVLLDAGYSDDEAIAWLFTPDDSLPGRPVDALHAGRKTEIRRRAQALAW